One stretch of Jiangella gansuensis DSM 44835 DNA includes these proteins:
- a CDS encoding glycoside hydrolase family 13 protein has protein sequence MGQDPTTESHRAAAAWWRSAVIYQVYVRSFADGNGDGTGDLAGVRRRLPYLKDLGVDALWFNPWYPSPMADGGYDVADYRDIDPAYGTLHEAEQLIAEARDHGLRTIVDVVPNHVSDQHPWFRAALSAAPGSPSRERFWFRPGRGHAGTEPPNDWSSIFGGPAWTRTKNADGTPGEWYLHLFAPEQPDLNWTHPLVWHEHEQILRFWFDRGAAGIRIDSAGLLVKHADLPDLDHDHAPGEHVHTDRDEVHEIYRSWRRVADGYSEPRVLIGEIWLEDLERLARYLRPGELHTVFNFDFLSCPWDPRRLRKSIETSLRLHDAVGAPATWVLSNHDVTRPPTRYGRADTSFAFAAKRAGTSTDLELGLRRARAAALLSLSLPGSVYIYQGEELGLPEVEDIDPERIQDPMHARSGGVDPGRDGCRVPLPWSGDAPPYGFSPADATGHPWLPQPRDWGPLTVYAQRADPASTLSLYRTALRVRRAEPDLGDGPMSWIDSPPDVLAFRRGERFACVVNLSAHPAALPEHEEVLLSSADLDDGRLASDAAVWLRLPDRTSGTTTNPVHLTPRRSGTEGWSTT, from the coding sequence ATGGGCCAGGACCCCACCACCGAGAGTCACCGCGCAGCCGCCGCATGGTGGCGCAGCGCCGTCATCTACCAGGTCTACGTGCGCAGCTTCGCCGACGGGAACGGCGACGGCACCGGTGACCTCGCCGGTGTCCGCCGGCGCCTCCCCTATCTCAAGGACCTCGGCGTCGACGCGCTGTGGTTCAACCCGTGGTACCCGTCCCCCATGGCCGACGGCGGCTACGACGTCGCCGACTACCGCGACATCGACCCGGCCTACGGCACGCTCCACGAGGCCGAGCAGCTCATCGCCGAGGCTCGCGACCACGGGCTGCGCACCATCGTCGACGTCGTCCCCAACCACGTGTCCGACCAGCACCCGTGGTTCCGCGCGGCGCTGAGCGCAGCGCCCGGGTCGCCCTCGCGGGAGCGGTTCTGGTTCCGGCCCGGCCGCGGCCACGCCGGGACCGAACCGCCGAACGACTGGTCGTCCATCTTCGGCGGCCCGGCCTGGACCCGCACCAAGAACGCCGACGGCACGCCCGGCGAGTGGTACCTGCACCTGTTCGCGCCCGAGCAGCCGGACCTCAACTGGACGCACCCGCTGGTGTGGCACGAGCACGAGCAGATCCTGCGGTTCTGGTTCGATCGCGGCGCCGCCGGCATCCGCATCGACTCCGCCGGGTTGCTGGTCAAGCACGCCGACCTGCCCGACCTCGACCATGACCACGCGCCCGGTGAGCACGTGCACACCGACCGGGACGAGGTGCACGAGATCTACCGCAGCTGGCGGCGGGTCGCCGACGGCTACTCCGAGCCGCGGGTGCTGATCGGCGAGATCTGGCTCGAGGACCTGGAGCGGCTGGCCCGCTACCTACGGCCCGGCGAGCTGCACACCGTCTTCAACTTCGACTTCCTCAGTTGCCCGTGGGACCCGCGGCGGCTGCGGAAGAGCATCGAGACGTCCCTGCGTCTGCACGACGCCGTCGGGGCGCCCGCCACCTGGGTGCTGTCGAACCACGACGTCACCCGGCCGCCCACCCGGTACGGGCGGGCGGACACGTCGTTCGCCTTCGCCGCCAAACGCGCCGGCACCTCCACCGACCTCGAGCTCGGCCTGCGCCGGGCCAGGGCCGCAGCGCTGCTGTCGCTGAGCCTGCCCGGCTCGGTGTACATCTACCAGGGCGAGGAGCTGGGCCTACCGGAGGTCGAGGACATCGACCCGGAACGCATCCAGGACCCGATGCACGCCCGCTCCGGCGGCGTCGACCCGGGTCGCGACGGCTGCCGTGTGCCGCTGCCGTGGTCGGGCGACGCGCCGCCGTACGGGTTCAGCCCGGCGGACGCCACCGGTCACCCGTGGCTGCCGCAACCGCGGGACTGGGGCCCGCTCACCGTCTACGCGCAACGTGCCGACCCCGCTTCCACTCTCAGCCTCTACCGGACGGCGCTGCGGGTGCGCCGCGCCGAGCCCGATCTCGGTGACGGTCCGATGAGCTGGATCGACTCGCCACCCGACGTGCTCGCGTTCCGCCGTGGCGAACGGTTCGCGTGCGTCGTCAACCTGTCGGCGCACCCCGCCGCCCTGCCCGAACACGAGGAGGTCCTGCTGTCCAGCGCGGACCTCGACGACGGCCGGCTCGCTTCCGACGCCGCCGTCTGGCTGCGACTGCCGGACCGCACGAGCGGCACCACCACGAACCCCGTCCACCTGACGCCGCGACGCAGCGGCACCGAGGGATGGAGCACGACATGA
- a CDS encoding LacI family DNA-binding transcriptional regulator — translation MTGRLTEVAAKVGVSEATVSRVLNGRPGVSETTREAVLTALDVLGYERPTKLRGERARLVGLVLPELQNPIFPAFADVVGGSLAQQGLTPVLCTQTVGGVSEADYLELLFQQRVSGVLFAGGLYSGRNGVHGHYARLIERKLPTVMVNAGIDELPFPRVSCDDAVATEQAAGHLLALGHTRIGLILGPDDHVPSQRKLAAARSTLAAAGAELPEDHIEHAMHSLEGGQAAASRLLRRGVTAVICASDPMALGAIRAAKRAGRSVPRDVSVVGYDDSALMNCTEPPLTTVRQPIEAMGKAAVDLLVGLIAGSAVESDELLFEPELVVRGSTAPAP, via the coding sequence ATGACGGGACGACTGACTGAGGTTGCCGCGAAAGTCGGCGTGAGCGAGGCGACGGTGAGCCGGGTGCTCAATGGGCGTCCCGGCGTCTCCGAGACCACCCGCGAGGCGGTGCTCACCGCCTTGGACGTGCTCGGATACGAACGGCCCACCAAGCTGCGCGGCGAGCGGGCGCGGCTGGTCGGCCTGGTCCTGCCGGAGCTGCAGAATCCCATCTTCCCGGCGTTCGCCGACGTCGTCGGCGGGTCGCTGGCCCAGCAGGGTCTCACCCCGGTGCTGTGCACGCAGACCGTCGGCGGCGTGTCCGAGGCCGACTATCTCGAGCTGCTGTTCCAGCAGCGGGTGTCCGGCGTCCTGTTCGCCGGCGGCCTGTACAGCGGCCGCAACGGCGTGCACGGCCACTACGCGCGCCTGATCGAGCGGAAGCTGCCGACGGTCATGGTCAACGCAGGCATCGACGAGCTGCCGTTCCCGCGGGTGTCCTGCGACGACGCGGTCGCGACCGAGCAGGCCGCGGGCCACCTGCTGGCGCTGGGGCACACCCGGATCGGCCTCATCCTCGGGCCCGACGACCACGTGCCGTCGCAGCGCAAGCTGGCCGCGGCACGCTCGACGCTGGCCGCCGCGGGGGCGGAGTTGCCCGAGGACCACATCGAGCACGCCATGCACTCGCTCGAAGGCGGCCAGGCGGCCGCCAGCCGGTTGCTGCGCCGCGGGGTCACTGCCGTCATCTGCGCCAGCGACCCCATGGCCCTGGGCGCCATCCGCGCGGCCAAGCGGGCCGGCCGCAGCGTGCCGCGTGACGTCTCCGTGGTCGGCTACGACGACTCCGCGCTGATGAACTGCACGGAGCCGCCGTTGACCACGGTCCGCCAGCCCATCGAGGCGATGGGCAAGGCAGCGGTGGACCTGCTGGTGGGGCTGATCGCCGGCAGCGCCGTGGAGTCCGACGAGTTGTTGTTCGAGCCGGAACTCGTGGTGCGCGGGTCCACCGCACCAGCCCCGTGA
- a CDS encoding MMPL family transporter, with the protein MGASRRRLGTVVCGRRSKWIVVVFWLAVLAAAFPLSAELTGAQENDAASWLPGNAESTQVFEVQQEAFQTGEEVPAIIVYERPGGITPDDQAKAAADAERFGTLDAVTGQVMGPIPSEDGEALQIIAQVDPGDGGWFELGETVDAMGGIVSDGPDGLTAYVAGPAGVAADFAEAFEGIDSTLLYAAMTVVIVILLVSYRSPVLWIIPVFSAFTALTAAQAVVYLLAEYADVTVNGQTAGILLVLVFGASTDYALLLIARYREELRRHEDRHEAMAFALHRAGPAIVASASTVAVGMLCLLAADMNSTRGMGPVLAIGVVIGLAAMLTLLPAVLVVVGRWVFWPARPRFGSPEPTERGFWARVGRRIAGRPRGVWIGTSLALGAMALGLLGLDTGVLPNRDAFVDRPASITGEEALARHFPAGTGSPVVVVSDAGAADDVRAAFAETPGIADVTEPAAVDGVAYLEGTLEAAPDSDEARDTVLRVRDAVQAVPNADALVGGSTAINLDAQDAASRDSAVIMPLVLVAVFVILAALLRALIAPLVLIATVVLSFAAALGLSALIFEHLLGFAGADTAFPLFVFVFLVALGIDYNIFLMTRVHEEAKVHGTRRGALIGLAATGGVITSAGLVLAGTFAVLATLPVVAFAEIGIAVALGVLLDTMIVRSILVTSLNLDIGRWMWWPSALSKTPEPPPAALAEEPVLTTPEH; encoded by the coding sequence ATGGGGGCATCGAGGCGCAGGCTCGGCACGGTGGTGTGTGGCAGGCGAAGCAAGTGGATCGTGGTCGTCTTCTGGCTCGCGGTCCTGGCAGCGGCCTTCCCGCTGTCGGCCGAGCTCACCGGCGCGCAGGAGAACGACGCCGCGTCGTGGTTGCCGGGCAACGCCGAGTCGACCCAGGTGTTCGAGGTGCAGCAGGAGGCGTTCCAGACCGGCGAAGAGGTGCCGGCCATCATCGTCTACGAGCGGCCGGGCGGCATCACACCCGACGACCAGGCGAAAGCCGCCGCCGACGCCGAGCGCTTCGGCACCCTCGACGCGGTCACTGGTCAGGTGATGGGCCCGATCCCGTCCGAGGACGGCGAAGCGCTGCAGATCATCGCGCAGGTGGATCCCGGCGACGGCGGATGGTTCGAGCTCGGCGAGACCGTCGACGCGATGGGTGGAATCGTCTCCGACGGGCCGGACGGGCTGACGGCGTACGTCGCCGGTCCCGCCGGCGTGGCCGCGGACTTCGCCGAGGCATTCGAGGGCATCGACAGCACCCTGCTCTATGCCGCCATGACCGTCGTCATCGTGATCCTGTTGGTCTCCTACCGCAGCCCGGTGCTCTGGATCATCCCGGTGTTCTCCGCGTTCACCGCGCTCACCGCCGCGCAGGCCGTCGTGTACCTGCTGGCCGAGTACGCCGACGTGACCGTCAACGGGCAGACCGCAGGCATCCTGCTGGTGCTCGTCTTCGGCGCCAGCACCGACTACGCGCTGCTGCTGATCGCCCGGTACCGCGAGGAACTGCGCCGCCACGAGGACCGGCACGAGGCGATGGCGTTCGCCCTGCACCGGGCCGGCCCCGCCATCGTGGCCAGTGCGTCCACCGTCGCCGTGGGCATGCTGTGCCTGCTCGCCGCCGACATGAACTCAACCCGCGGCATGGGCCCGGTGCTCGCGATCGGCGTGGTCATCGGTCTGGCGGCCATGCTGACGCTCCTGCCGGCCGTGCTCGTCGTGGTCGGGCGCTGGGTGTTCTGGCCGGCCCGCCCTCGGTTCGGCTCGCCGGAACCGACCGAGCGGGGCTTCTGGGCCAGGGTGGGGCGGCGCATCGCCGGCCGTCCGCGCGGCGTGTGGATCGGCACGTCGCTGGCGCTGGGCGCGATGGCGCTGGGTCTGCTCGGCCTCGACACCGGTGTGCTGCCCAACCGGGACGCGTTCGTCGACCGGCCCGCCTCGATCACCGGTGAAGAGGCCCTGGCCCGGCACTTCCCGGCCGGCACCGGCAGCCCGGTCGTCGTGGTCAGTGACGCCGGGGCCGCCGACGACGTCCGCGCGGCCTTCGCGGAGACGCCGGGGATCGCCGACGTGACCGAGCCGGCGGCGGTGGACGGCGTCGCCTACCTGGAGGGCACGCTGGAGGCGGCGCCGGACAGCGATGAGGCCCGCGACACAGTGCTGCGAGTGCGCGACGCCGTACAGGCCGTGCCGAACGCCGACGCGCTGGTCGGCGGCAGCACCGCGATCAACCTGGACGCGCAGGACGCCGCCAGCCGCGACAGCGCGGTGATCATGCCGCTCGTGCTGGTGGCGGTGTTCGTCATCCTGGCGGCGCTGTTGCGGGCGCTGATCGCGCCGCTGGTGCTGATCGCGACCGTGGTGCTGTCGTTCGCCGCGGCGCTGGGGCTCAGTGCGCTGATCTTCGAGCACCTCCTCGGCTTCGCCGGCGCCGACACCGCGTTCCCGTTGTTCGTCTTCGTGTTCCTGGTGGCGCTGGGCATCGACTACAACATCTTCCTGATGACCCGGGTGCACGAGGAGGCGAAGGTTCACGGCACCCGGCGCGGAGCGCTCATCGGACTGGCCGCCACCGGCGGCGTCATCACGTCCGCCGGCCTGGTGCTGGCGGGGACGTTCGCGGTGCTGGCGACGCTGCCGGTGGTGGCGTTCGCCGAGATCGGTATCGCGGTGGCACTCGGCGTCCTGCTCGACACCATGATCGTCCGCTCGATCCTGGTGACGTCGCTCAACCTCGACATCGGCCGGTGGATGTGGTGGCCGAGCGCGCTGTCGAAGACCCCCGAGCCGCCACCGGCGGCCCTCGCCGAGGAGCCCGTCCTCACGACGCCCGAGCACTGA
- a CDS encoding dihydrofolate reductase family protein has protein sequence MRTFKLQVQTTLDGFMGGPNGELDWVTVPWSDDLTAYVTALDDPVDTIVLGRKLAEGFIPAWQAGPEGETQESIDQMNNTPKVVISDTLTESPWEGVRVAGGDLAEIVAGLKSEPGGDIIAYGGSTLVTSLIAGGLLDELHLLVNPAAIGSGLPVFPDTETYGRYRLVGARSFDCGIAALHLEPNRA, from the coding sequence GTGCGTACGTTCAAGCTCCAGGTCCAGACCACGCTCGACGGCTTCATGGGCGGCCCGAACGGCGAGCTGGATTGGGTGACCGTGCCGTGGTCGGACGACCTCACCGCGTACGTCACCGCGCTGGACGACCCCGTCGACACGATCGTGCTGGGGCGCAAGCTCGCCGAGGGGTTCATCCCGGCGTGGCAGGCGGGCCCGGAGGGTGAGACCCAGGAGAGCATCGACCAGATGAACAACACCCCCAAGGTGGTCATCTCGGACACGCTGACCGAGTCGCCCTGGGAGGGTGTGCGGGTGGCCGGCGGTGACCTCGCCGAGATCGTCGCCGGCCTGAAGTCCGAGCCGGGCGGCGACATCATCGCCTACGGCGGCAGCACGCTGGTCACCAGCCTGATCGCCGGCGGCCTGCTCGACGAGCTCCACCTGTTGGTCAACCCGGCCGCCATCGGCTCCGGGCTGCCGGTCTTCCCCGACACCGAGACCTACGGGCGGTACCGGCTGGTCGGTGCCCGGTCGTTCGATTGCGGCATCGCGGCGTTGCACCTGGAGCCGAACCGGGCCTGA